The region GTTTTTAGAATTCCAAGATAGTTTCATTAAATCAGATTTATATTTCCTTAACGATACATATGTACCACTTAATCCGCTTTTTAAAATACTTTTTATGTTTTTATTTAATCTTGATGCTTCAATTTTAGTAATTATCTCTTTTAATTCAAATATAATAGGGCTATATTCTCTATTGAATATTAAAGACACTATAATCATACATGTAGTAAATATTATTTGTTCTATGTAATTATTGTTTTTAGAATTTCTCCAAGAAATTAAATTGTAACATGGTGTATATTCTATCATAGATTTATTTTTTTCTACAACCCCACCAAAGTCAATAAAATAAATACAATCGTCATTAACTAATAAAATATTCTCTAATTTCATATCAGTATATTTAAATCCTAGCTTGTATACATCTTCTAAAAAATTGGCTATTTTCAATCCTACATCAAAAATAATTTTTAGAGACAACTTATTCTTCTTGGCATATTCTTTTAAGTTGTCTCCTCTAATATAGTCCATTACAATAAAATGATAAATTCTACCTTCTATTTCCCAATCATCATAATCGTAAACTTTAGGAATAGAAGGTAGGCTCTTAAGCTTATCCATTATATAATATTCTCTAGTAATAGAAGAAGTGTTTTTAGATATTTTTATAGCCTTTATAGCTCCAATGCTGTCTCTAACCTTAAATATCTTACCAAAAGCACCCTCACCTATTTTTTCTAATAAAGTATAACTTTTTTTATTCCATTTACCCTTTATCACAACCATATTGCTCACCTAAATAATATAATCTGAAAGAACCCCTTCTTCTCTCTCTTGTACATTTTCATTGAGAAGCATATGTATACCTCCTTCTAAAGCAGGTCCTGTTGGAGTCACTCCCCCTATAGATATAGACTCCATATGCTCCTCTAAATATGCAATATCAGATGTGAAATTGGCAAGAACTTTATAAAAGGCCTCATCCCCTGGATAAGTTATAACTCCTACTTCTGATTTCCCCTTTCTTTCCTTCAAAAATCTTAACAACTCTAATACACTCATTTTTGAAGCCTTTATCTTATTTTTCATACTACCACTAGTATCTAATATTAAAAGGCATTTAATGGGTATCTCATCTTCTAAATTTTCCATCATCCTAATTATCTTACCTCTAGTTTTTGGAGATACTTCCTTTGTGTCCTTGTCTATTATACATTTAAGTTCTTTGTTTACCAATTCTTCAATACTTCTTTGAACAGATGCTACTGTCACCATGCTTAGTGCATTAGAGAGATTCTCCAAGTTTGTTATCTGACAGATGCCTCCTCCACTTGAAGCAATCTCTTCTACTTCTACTAAGGGCATTTCTTTTAGACTATTCTTTACAATTCCTATGGTGTTAACTCTTATTCCCTTTTCATATGCCTTCTTTGCTGCCTCAATAGGACTTATCCCTAAATTAGATTCACCATCAGTAATAAGTACTATTTGTTTTAAATTCATAATATCACTCCATTCTCTTTTTATGGATTATTAACAATTGTCATAACTTTATTCATTATATGATTGTTTACATTTATCGGTTAATCGTTTTAAGAGAATGGCTGAATTTCAGCTTATAATTTTTGCTACTTTTTTGCCTTCCATACCTTAGTTACCAAAACTGTCATATCGTCTTTAATCCCGTCCTTAGAAACCTTCTTTGCTTCTTTTAAAATCATATTGGCAATAGTTTGAGGATTCAAGCTGTCTATCTTCTCTATTATATCTATTATCCATTTTTCCTTATTACACACTTCTTCATTGGATTCCAAAACCCCATCAGAAATCATAATTACAAAGTCCCCATCATCTAAATCTTCTTCATATATTTCTATATCCAAATCCTTTAACATGCCTACTGGTAGTGAATGAGAACTTATAACCTCAACTTTATCTTGTTTCTTAATAAATGTAGGAGCAGCTCCTGTTTTTATAGCTTCAAGTTTCCCCGTATATAAATCAATATTGCCAATATCCAATGTGGTAAATATTTCATCCCCTGATTTCAACATCAAAATCGAATTGATTGTCTTTAATCCAAGTTCTATATCAAAGCCTGCTTCTAAGAACTTTTCTAATAAGGATATAGCTATTGTACTTTCAAAACTTGCCTTTTTCCCTACTCCCATACCATCACTAAGTGCTGCAAAGTACTTGTTATTCTCTTCTCCAAAAGTAAAAGAATCCCCTGATACATTATTATCTGACTCATTGCTTTTTGCAATCTTTGTAATAGCACTAAATCTATTAGCCTTTACTAATTTATATCTGGTCACCTCTTTTGGTCTAATATTGTTTACTATGAACTGACCACTCAATGGTATACCTATAACTTCTGATACTATTTCTCTAACATTTTCTAGAGAGTTTTCGTTTTTAAAATGCTTATTTACCTCAATATATATTTCAAAATCATCATCAAACTCAGCAACAGTTACTCCCGCTGCATCTACTCCCGCTACCCGCAGTTGAGAGTAAACACTTTCCTCCACTTCCGAATTAAATGTAATCTCTTTGTTTATATCATTCATAATCTCTTCCATTATTTTAGATATGCCCATAAGTTGCTCTGATACGAGTTTTCTATTTTCTGTGAGTTTTCTCTCCCACATATAATTAATCCTATACCTCTCAAAAACACTATTAGTTTTTTCAATTACCTCTTCTGTTTTGATGCAAGTGTTAGTAAAAAGTTCTGGAAGACTGTCCTCATGAATCTCTCCCGTCATCTCCAGTGAAGCTAGCAAATTGAAAAAGGAATAATACGTAGTATACAAATCTTCTTTCCAACAAAATTTTCTCATTGAACATTTATTGCAAGTCTCCTTTGCAACTTGATCTATCAAATGAGTTACATTGTCTGTACATACATCTTCATTTTCCACTGCCTTTATAAATATATTCCCTAATTCATTGAATATTTCTGATACATCCATTAGTTTTCTAGTTGTCAAATCTGATATTCTATCACTACTGTATGTGTCATTTTTATCTACTGCCAAGCTTTTTAATGAATCATTAAAAACATTTTCTAGAAAGTACCTTGATAATACAAAGAATAACAAAAGACCAATAGATAGTTCCTTATAATTTAAAAAGCTTGTACTAAACCCATTTATATAGAAACTTAAAATACAATTTCCAAGAATAAATCCTAATATTGAACCGATTTTTCCTAAATCCTTAAAAACACCAGATAAAAGACCTGAAAATCCAAATATAGCTAGAATAAAAGGCATATCAACTTGAGCTATATAAGAAATCATTCCCACAATAACACCTATACCAGCACCTAATGGTGCTCCAAAATAATATCCAAAAGTTAATACAGTAAAAATACTTATAATATTTTTAAAAGATATTGAAGAAAAACCTATATCTCCTAATCCTGCTATGGCAAGAGATAGGGTTATAAAAACACATATTATTTCTTCACTAGTATACTTTAATTTGTAGTTTTGTTCTATTTTTGGAATGCTATATGAAAAAATATAAGATAAGGTAAATACAACTAATCCTTCAAAAGTAATCATTACAATATCATAAATAAATACATCCTTAAATACAAACAAATCTACCAAACTAACTCCTAAAAAAACTATCGAAGATAAAATTGAAGTCTTTAATTTAGTCATCTTTTTGTTTTTACTTAATTGAGTATTGAGTACATAGATAATTCCTGCAGTAAATAGATAATTATATCCACTTAACCCATGAAAGCTAATTATACCTAATAGAACTGATATTAATGATATAAAAGAAAAACTAGTTCCAATGCTGGCTGATAGAAAAGAAATTCCAAAAGGTGTTAATCCTTTTATTATTCCTGCTCTAGATATAAAGAAGCCTAATATGCCAATTAGAATATAATACCTCTTAAAGACCATCTTCTGTACAGTTTTTTTCTCCTTTAATGAGATCACCGCTGTTCTACTATCCAACATAAAATCACCCCTACTATTATTTTCATTTTCATAATAGCAGAAAACATATGCAATAATTGTCAATACTAGTTGCCTAATTATAAGAATATTTAGACAAAATCTCATATCATCTTTTAAAATATTCCTTTTTTTGGTTAATCTAAAATACTTAATGTTAACCTTGTATTCAAGTAATCTCAACAGCTTTAAGTTAAAGTGACAAAATTATACATATGATGTGAAATTATGTACTTTTAAGTTATGTAATATATATCAAAAACGAAAAAAAACCGGAATCATCCGGTTTTTAAAAACTCATACTACTTTTACCACGAGGTCTAGCTCCAGAACCTTTCTTAGTTTCTCGGCTCTTCAACTGATCTTGTCTTTCATTACTTTCTTTCAAAAACATTGAAAGTTTATCTTCAAAAGACATATTCTTTTGCTTATTGTCTGTTTTATCCCAATCTATTTCAATTGGCATGTTGGACTTTGGTTTAGCTTGTCTAATGGAAAGACTAATCTTCCCATCCTTACTCTTAGATAAAATCTTTACTTTAACTTTTTGTTCTTTTTTTAAATAATCACTTACTTTTTCTACATAATCATCTGATATTTCAGAAATATGGACCAATCCATTCTTTCCTTCTGGTAGTTGAACAAAAGCACCAAAGTTCGTTATTCCGGTAACAGTGCCTTCAACTACTTCACCAACAACTACGGGCATAAATAAATAATTCCTCCTTAAAATATATTGTATTTACTCATAAGTATATATTAGAATACATGATATGTCAATCTGGTCAGTTGCTATTCTTCATCAAAAATGGGTCTTTGTTCTTGTTTTTATCCACATAGATTATTTCCCTTGGTTTAACCATTTTAAGTTCTTCTCTTGCTACTTTTTCAATGAATTCCAATGAATCACTACTTTTAATTTTACTGTCTAATTCTTTTATTTCCATTTGAAGAACTTCAATTTCCTCTTCATTTTTTGCCTTTTCAGCTTCGAGTTCCTTCATCATACTCCTTTGAGATATTAAGGTACTTACTATATATATGGCAAACATGAAAATCAATACATGTCTAAACCTTATTCTTCCCTTATTTTTTACCTTTCCCTTAGCCATAATTACCACCTCATAAATGATATTCTACACAATATTAAAAAATCCTTTATTTTTTAGTAGAAATTAACTTTAAATTTTTTTTCATATTTTTAATACCCTGTTTACAAGCTTGTTTAACTTTTTTATTCTTATTAATAAATGGCCTTAATATTGTTTTTAAAAAGCTAAAAGGTAAAAGTAAAATTTTGTAGAGTCTTTCTAATATAATAAATATAAATTTTAATATTTTTATACATAGTGGATAAATTATCTTACTTAATATTTTGATATACAAAAAAACTCCTAAACATAGACCGACAAATAAGTATCCTCTTAATTCTCCAAAGCTGCTCTTTATTAAAATATAAAAAGTTATTGCCACTACCATTATCCAAAATAATAAATCTCCAATAAAAGTCTTTAACTTATTAGGTTTAATAAAATATCTAAAAGCTTTATATATATCAAATAATAAACCTATAATAAGTCCACCATAAAAAAGAGTTAAAAATATATAAAGTTGCACTTTAATAGAATT is a window of Anaerosalibacter sp. Marseille-P3206 DNA encoding:
- a CDS encoding protein kinase domain-containing protein, with amino-acid sequence MVVIKGKWNKKSYTLLEKIGEGAFGKIFKVRDSIGAIKAIKISKNTSSITREYYIMDKLKSLPSIPKVYDYDDWEIEGRIYHFIVMDYIRGDNLKEYAKKNKLSLKIIFDVGLKIANFLEDVYKLGFKYTDMKLENILLVNDDCIYFIDFGGVVEKNKSMIEYTPCYNLISWRNSKNNNYIEQIIFTTCMIIVSLIFNREYSPIIFELKEIITKIEASRLNKNIKSILKSGLSGTYVSLRKYKSDLMKLSWNSKNTHIEIHKIDYFFIGSIIFCMFSIIFGIKVWFF
- a CDS encoding vWA domain-containing protein; this encodes MNLKQIVLITDGESNLGISPIEAAKKAYEKGIRVNTIGIVKNSLKEMPLVEVEEIASSGGGICQITNLENLSNALSMVTVASVQRSIEELVNKELKCIIDKDTKEVSPKTRGKIIRMMENLEDEIPIKCLLILDTSGSMKNKIKASKMSVLELLRFLKERKGKSEVGVITYPGDEAFYKVLANFTSDIAYLEEHMESISIGGVTPTGPALEGGIHMLLNENVQEREEGVLSDYII
- the spoIIE gene encoding stage II sporulation protein E, whose translation is MLDSRTAVISLKEKKTVQKMVFKRYYILIGILGFFISRAGIIKGLTPFGISFLSASIGTSFSFISLISVLLGIISFHGLSGYNYLFTAGIIYVLNTQLSKNKKMTKLKTSILSSIVFLGVSLVDLFVFKDVFIYDIVMITFEGLVVFTLSYIFSYSIPKIEQNYKLKYTSEEIICVFITLSLAIAGLGDIGFSSISFKNIISIFTVLTFGYYFGAPLGAGIGVIVGMISYIAQVDMPFILAIFGFSGLLSGVFKDLGKIGSILGFILGNCILSFYINGFSTSFLNYKELSIGLLLFFVLSRYFLENVFNDSLKSLAVDKNDTYSSDRISDLTTRKLMDVSEIFNELGNIFIKAVENEDVCTDNVTHLIDQVAKETCNKCSMRKFCWKEDLYTTYYSFFNLLASLEMTGEIHEDSLPELFTNTCIKTEEVIEKTNSVFERYRINYMWERKLTENRKLVSEQLMGISKIMEEIMNDINKEITFNSEVEESVYSQLRVAGVDAAGVTVAEFDDDFEIYIEVNKHFKNENSLENVREIVSEVIGIPLSGQFIVNNIRPKEVTRYKLVKANRFSAITKIAKSNESDNNVSGDSFTFGEENNKYFAALSDGMGVGKKASFESTIAISLLEKFLEAGFDIELGLKTINSILMLKSGDEIFTTLDIGNIDLYTGKLEAIKTGAAPTFIKKQDKVEVISSHSLPVGMLKDLDIEIYEEDLDDGDFVIMISDGVLESNEEVCNKEKWIIDIIEKIDSLNPQTIANMILKEAKKVSKDGIKDDMTVLVTKVWKAKK
- a CDS encoding S1 RNA-binding domain-containing protein, yielding MPVVVGEVVEGTVTGITNFGAFVQLPEGKNGLVHISEISDDYVEKVSDYLKKEQKVKVKILSKSKDGKISLSIRQAKPKSNMPIEIDWDKTDNKQKNMSFEDKLSMFLKESNERQDQLKSRETKKGSGARPRGKSSMSF
- a CDS encoding FtsB family cell division protein — protein: MAKGKVKNKGRIRFRHVLIFMFAIYIVSTLISQRSMMKELEAEKAKNEEEIEVLQMEIKELDSKIKSSDSLEFIEKVAREELKMVKPREIIYVDKNKNKDPFLMKNSN
- the yabQ gene encoding spore cortex biosynthesis protein YabQ, giving the protein MDNSIKVQLYIFLTLFYGGLIIGLLFDIYKAFRYFIKPNKLKTFIGDLLFWIMVVAITFYILIKSSFGELRGYLFVGLCLGVFLYIKILSKIIYPLCIKILKFIFIILERLYKILLLPFSFLKTILRPFINKNKKVKQACKQGIKNMKKNLKLISTKK